From a single Natronorubrum tibetense GA33 genomic region:
- a CDS encoding transcription initiation factor IIB: MSDTTIQTRSGERRQQESEKSPERSSEREECPECGGRLISDTEHAETVCDDCGLVVEEGEIDRGPEWRAFDAGEKDEKSRVGAPTTNMMHDQGLSTNIGWQDKDAYGRSLSSRQRQKMQRLRTWNERFRTRDSKERNLKQALGEIDRMASALGLPESVRETASVIYRRALEEDLLPGRSIEGVATASLYASARQAGTPRSLDEISAVSRVEKDEVARTYRYVVRELGLEVKPADPEQYVPRFASDLDLSDETERRARSLLSTAKEKGIHSGKSPVGLAAAAVYAAALLTNEKVTQNDVSEVANISEVTIRNRYHELLEAEEGAPA, from the coding sequence ATGTCAGATACCACCATCCAAACACGGAGCGGTGAGCGACGTCAGCAGGAGTCCGAAAAGTCACCAGAACGGTCGAGCGAGCGAGAGGAGTGTCCCGAATGCGGTGGACGCCTCATTTCCGACACGGAGCACGCGGAGACGGTCTGCGACGATTGCGGTCTCGTCGTCGAGGAAGGCGAGATCGACCGCGGCCCCGAGTGGCGCGCGTTCGACGCCGGCGAGAAGGACGAAAAGTCTCGCGTCGGCGCACCCACGACGAACATGATGCACGATCAGGGGCTGTCGACCAACATCGGCTGGCAGGATAAAGACGCCTACGGCCGGTCGCTCTCGAGTCGCCAGCGCCAGAAGATGCAGCGGCTTCGCACCTGGAACGAGCGCTTCCGTACTCGCGACTCGAAAGAGCGCAACCTCAAGCAGGCGCTGGGCGAGATCGACCGCATGGCTAGCGCCCTCGGCCTTCCCGAGAGCGTTCGCGAGACCGCCAGCGTGATTTACCGTCGCGCCCTCGAGGAAGATCTCCTCCCGGGCCGTTCGATCGAGGGCGTCGCGACGGCGTCGCTGTACGCGTCCGCACGGCAGGCGGGAACCCCTCGATCACTCGACGAGATTTCGGCCGTCAGCCGCGTCGAGAAAGACGAGGTGGCACGCACTTACCGCTACGTCGTTCGGGAACTCGGTCTCGAGGTCAAGCCCGCTGATCCCGAACAGTACGTGCCGCGCTTTGCGAGCGACCTCGACCTCTCGGACGAGACTGAACGGCGCGCCCGAAGTCTCCTCTCGACCGCGAAAGAAAAGGGGATCCACAGCGGCAAGTCGCCGGTCGGCCTCGCGGCCGCCGCCGTCTACGCCGCCGCACTGCTCACCAACGAGAAAGTCACACAGAACGACGTCAGCGAGGTCGCGAACATCTCCGAGGTCACGATCCGCAATCGGTACCACGAGTTACTCGAGGCCGAAGAGGGCGCACCGGCCTGA
- the gatC gene encoding Asp-tRNA(Asn)/Glu-tRNA(Gln) amidotransferase subunit GatC — translation MSDAVSAEEVRHVAELARVDLEDDEVDQFTRQFADILEYFETLDEVPEVDREADLTNVMRPDEERDSLDREAALENASETEDGYFKGPNVS, via the coding sequence ATGAGCGACGCCGTCAGTGCCGAGGAGGTCCGCCACGTCGCGGAGTTGGCTCGCGTCGACCTCGAAGACGACGAGGTCGACCAGTTCACGCGACAGTTCGCGGACATTCTCGAGTACTTCGAGACGCTGGACGAGGTGCCCGAGGTCGACCGCGAGGCCGACCTGACGAACGTGATGCGCCCGGACGAGGAGCGCGACTCCCTCGACCGCGAGGCGGCACTCGAGAACGCATCTGAGACCGAGGACGGCTACTTCAAGGGGCCGAACGTTTCCTGA
- a CDS encoding RNA-guided endonuclease InsQ/TnpB family protein translates to MAKRVVSRTYTASIRNQSRVQDDLDALGFAASKLWNVGRWTCSRVWDEGGHIPNHNELTTYLKSHERYDDLHSQSSQRVLQELAEAFNGWYGKRRNGDKRANPPGYRKHGDEHPRSTVTFKAAGFKLDTKYNRVRLSQGSNLKDYWSDFILCKYQTQPDVDLSAVENVQQVRAVWIGEEWELHFVCKVEIEVAESPGEKTVGVDLGISNFAALAYEDGHAELYPLNCLKQDDYYFSKRLAQCDESNSEQATRLNHKNSERRTHYFHTLSKHVVQRCVEECVGTIVVGDLSGVREEHKTEESQNWGKHGNLDLHSWAFDRFTDLLTYKAEMEGISVEQVSERDTSKSCSCCGRTRKANRVERGLYVCDECGTTANADVNGAENIRQKVSPSLACDGGDRSNGWLAQPSTFLFDKETGAFAPQEQVTS, encoded by the coding sequence ATGGCGAAACGGGTCGTCTCCCGAACTTATACTGCTTCCATCAGGAACCAGTCACGGGTGCAAGACGACCTTGACGCCCTCGGGTTTGCCGCCTCAAAACTCTGGAACGTCGGACGGTGGACGTGCAGCCGGGTCTGGGATGAGGGCGGTCACATTCCAAACCACAACGAACTCACCACTTACCTGAAGTCGCACGAACGCTACGATGACCTACATTCTCAGTCAAGTCAGCGAGTCCTTCAAGAACTCGCTGAGGCGTTCAACGGCTGGTACGGCAAACGACGCAACGGAGATAAGAGAGCGAACCCGCCCGGCTACCGTAAACACGGTGACGAGCACCCACGAAGCACGGTGACGTTCAAAGCCGCTGGCTTCAAACTTGACACTAAATACAACCGCGTTCGACTCTCCCAAGGCTCAAACCTCAAGGACTACTGGTCGGACTTCATCCTCTGTAAGTACCAGACGCAGCCCGATGTTGACCTCTCTGCCGTAGAGAACGTCCAGCAAGTGCGGGCCGTCTGGATTGGCGAGGAGTGGGAACTACACTTCGTGTGCAAAGTCGAGATCGAGGTGGCCGAATCTCCCGGCGAGAAGACCGTCGGTGTTGATCTCGGGATCAGCAACTTCGCCGCGCTCGCCTATGAGGACGGCCACGCCGAGCTGTATCCGCTCAACTGTCTGAAGCAGGACGACTACTACTTCAGCAAGCGACTCGCTCAGTGTGATGAGTCGAACTCCGAACAAGCCACACGGTTGAACCACAAGAACTCGGAGCGTCGCACACACTACTTCCACACGCTCTCGAAACATGTCGTCCAGCGATGTGTTGAGGAGTGTGTTGGAACGATTGTGGTTGGTGACCTCTCCGGCGTCCGCGAGGAACATAAAACCGAAGAGTCGCAGAACTGGGGCAAGCACGGCAACCTTGATCTGCACTCGTGGGCGTTCGACCGCTTCACAGACTTGCTCACCTACAAAGCCGAGATGGAGGGCATCTCGGTTGAGCAGGTGTCCGAACGCGATACATCGAAGTCGTGTTCGTGCTGTGGTCGTACGCGGAAGGCAAACCGCGTCGAACGCGGGTTGTACGTGTGCGATGAGTGCGGAACGACGGCAAACGCGGACGTGAACGGTGCCGAGAACATTCGACAGAAAGTATCTCCGAGTCTTGCCTGTGATGGGGGAGATAGGAGTAACGGCTGGTTGGCACAGCCATCGACGTTCCTGTTTGACAAGGAAACTGGCGCATTCGCGCCTCAAGAACAAGTCACGTCGTAA
- the gatA gene encoding Asp-tRNA(Asn)/Glu-tRNA(Gln) amidotransferase subunit GatA — translation MSGDIFITEETIDGDDDGPLAGTTVAIKDNISTEGVRTTCGSKMLGAYVPPYDATVVSRLKEAGATIVGKANMDEFGMGSTTETSHFGSTENPAAPGHVPGGSSGGSAAAVAAGEADVALGSDTGGSIRCPAAFCGVVGIKPTYGLVSRYGLVAYGNSLEQIGPFGETVEDAAALLDVIAGHDERDATTRETPLEDEVSYADAATGDVDGLSIGVPTELLDGADDGVVETFWDAIADLEDRGAEYHEVSLPSVEHAVEAYYVIAMSEASSNLARFDGVRYGHSSDAEGNWNERFAQTRKEGFGDEVKRRILLGTYALSAGYHDKYYKKAQDARAWVKQDFDEALSEADVLASPTMPVPPFELGESLDDPLQMYLADANTVPVNLADLPAISVPAGETDGLPVGLQLVGPAFGEERLIRAASALA, via the coding sequence ATGAGCGGCGATATCTTCATCACCGAGGAGACGATCGACGGCGACGACGACGGTCCGCTCGCCGGGACGACGGTCGCCATCAAGGACAACATCTCGACCGAAGGCGTCCGGACGACCTGCGGATCGAAGATGCTCGGAGCGTACGTCCCGCCGTACGACGCGACGGTCGTGAGTCGCCTGAAAGAGGCGGGCGCGACCATCGTCGGCAAGGCGAACATGGACGAGTTCGGAATGGGGTCGACGACCGAGACCTCCCACTTCGGCTCGACGGAAAACCCCGCCGCACCCGGCCACGTCCCCGGCGGTTCCTCCGGTGGCTCGGCCGCCGCCGTCGCCGCGGGCGAAGCCGACGTCGCGCTCGGCTCCGACACGGGCGGCTCGATTCGTTGCCCCGCCGCGTTCTGCGGCGTCGTCGGAATCAAACCCACCTACGGACTGGTCTCGCGATACGGACTGGTCGCCTACGGCAACAGTCTCGAGCAGATCGGTCCCTTTGGCGAAACCGTCGAGGACGCCGCAGCGCTGCTCGACGTGATCGCGGGACACGACGAACGCGATGCGACGACTCGCGAGACGCCGCTCGAGGACGAGGTGAGCTACGCCGACGCCGCCACCGGCGATGTCGACGGGCTCTCCATCGGTGTTCCGACGGAACTGCTCGACGGGGCCGACGACGGCGTCGTCGAGACGTTCTGGGACGCCATTGCTGACCTGGAGGACCGCGGCGCGGAGTACCACGAGGTCTCGCTGCCCTCGGTCGAACACGCCGTCGAGGCCTATTACGTCATCGCGATGTCCGAAGCCTCCTCGAACCTCGCGCGGTTCGACGGCGTTCGCTACGGGCACTCGAGCGACGCCGAGGGCAACTGGAACGAGCGCTTCGCCCAGACCCGCAAAGAGGGCTTCGGTGACGAGGTCAAACGCCGCATCCTGCTCGGGACGTACGCCCTCTCGGCGGGCTACCACGACAAGTACTACAAAAAGGCCCAGGACGCACGGGCCTGGGTCAAACAGGACTTCGACGAGGCGCTTTCGGAAGCCGACGTCCTCGCGTCGCCGACGATGCCGGTCCCGCCGTTCGAGTTGGGCGAGAGCCTCGACGATCCGCTCCAGATGTATCTGGCCGACGCGAACACAGTCCCCGTGAATCTCGCCGACTTACCCGCGATTTCGGTGCCGGCCGGCGAGACCGACGGCCTCCCCGTCGGGCTACAACTCGTCGGTCCGGCCTTCGGCGAGGAGCGCCTGATCCGGGCCGCGAGCGCGCTGGCCTGA